The stretch of DNA TTTTTTTAAAATAGCATCTAATGTTTTGCCGTAAAAATTCATTGAAAAAATCGAGGCCGTCATTCCCGCTTGAGCGGGAATCTAGAAGTCAAAAAGGTCTGGACTCCCGTTCGTTCCACCTAAAGTGGTAACAGCCGGATTGACACCGGAATTAATCAAGTTATGTGTGGGCGTTCCAATAGAAAATATAAACCCTTAACATCAAAGTCTTTTTCTTGACAGAAAATTGGGGGTTTGATATGGTCCTATCCGAAAAAAGCATTTTTCATTTAAAACCTAAAACGAGGGTTGAGGAGGAACACCATGGGAAAACGGTTTTGTCTTTTATTCGGTTCGCTAATGTTAACCTTAACTTTAACCGCTTGCGCAGGAGTAGGAGGATATACCCAACCGGCAGGCCTTTTTCCTGCAGGGTTTCTATTCACCGATTCGGTTTCAGGGTCCCAAGTTTATGAAAATGGTGTTACACCCAAGAAAGAAGGAAAAGCATGCGGTAATTATATTTTATTTGTGGGAACAGGTGATACCTCGGTCGAGGCCGCAATGAACAATGGAGGAATCAAGAAATTGGTTTTTGTGAAACAGTCTATTAAATCCGTCCTTGGCCCCCTCTTTGGTGAGGTCTGCACCATCGCCCGTGGAAACTAAAAAGGGTCTAATTTTC from Nitrospiria bacterium encodes:
- a CDS encoding TRL domain-containing protein, with product MGKRFCLLFGSLMLTLTLTACAGVGGYTQPAGLFPAGFLFTDSVSGSQVYENGVTPKKEGKACGNYILFVGTGDTSVEAAMNNGGIKKLVFVKQSIKSVLGPLFGEVCTIARGN